CTGAAGCTTCTTCACCGACTTTTTTCAGTATCTTATCGACGCCTTTTTCAAACAAATAAGTCGTATAGGCACCTTCCGGGCGTTCCAGCTCCCGCTCTTCAATCACCTTTTCAAGAGTTTGCAAGATTTGATAATCCAGCAGACTTCCTTGAGTTTCTCCAGACTCCGCTCCGATTTCCTCGCCTTGATAAAAACTTTCTGAAAAGCAACTGACAGACCCTGTATGGCATGCCGGCCCGTCAGGTTGAACGAGGACGAGAATGGCGTCTTGATCACAATCATACTTCATTTCGACAATCTTCTGCGTATTTCCGCTCGTTTCCCCTTTATGCCACAGCTTCTTGCGCGAACGGCTGTAAAACCATGTCTCTCCCGTCTCCATCGTTTTCCTGAGAGATTCGCGGTTCATATAAGCCAGCGTAAGAACCTCTTTCGTAGACGCATCCTGGACAATCGCCGGAACAAGCCCTTGTTCATCAAATTTAATCGATTCCATGTTCATCGAACATGCACCCCATTCTTTCTTAAAAAGTCCTTCACTTCACTTACAGACGTCTCTTTATAATGAAAAATCGAAGCCGCCAAAGCAGCATCAGCTTTCCCTTTCAAAAATACTTCGACAAAATGTTCTGCGTTTCCCGCTCCGCCTGATGCGATCACTGGAACACTGACTGCCTCGCTGACTGCTTTTGTTAACGATAGATCAAAACCATTTTTTTCGCCGTCACTGTCCATGCTCGTCAGCAAAATTTCACCGGCTCCACGCTCAACCGCTTCCTTCGCCCAGTCAACTGCTTCCCATTCGGTCA
The window above is part of the Bacillus methanolicus genome. Proteins encoded here:
- the hisIE gene encoding bifunctional phosphoribosyl-AMP cyclohydrolase/phosphoribosyl-ATP diphosphatase HisIE, whose amino-acid sequence is MNMESIKFDEQGLVPAIVQDASTKEVLTLAYMNRESLRKTMETGETWFYSRSRKKLWHKGETSGNTQKIVEMKYDCDQDAILVLVQPDGPACHTGSVSCFSESFYQGEEIGAESGETQGSLLDYQILQTLEKVIEERELERPEGAYTTYLFEKGVDKILKKVGEEASEVIIAAKNRDADELKWEAADLLYHLLVLLREQQLPFKEILKVLSKRHEK